AGGGGTTCGTGTTTTCTTTCCAGGCGGACGAAGCGACTCGCGCGCGCCGTGAACTCGCACGTTACTGGAACGAATTTCTTCCTTTTTTGGCGCCCACCCACACAGCATTTCTCACTCGGTTCCAGCATGCGCTCAATCAGCTCGAGTCGCGGGATCAGATCTCCGACACCCTGGTGCAAATTCTGAACGACGATGGCGAGGTCCATCTTCGCGGAGGAAGCTTCAGGCTGCTCGCCGGTTCGAAACTTCCCGATCTTCTCTACCAGGTGCTCGTCGCCGGTCGCTATCGATTCGATGCGAACACCGATACGCCGCGAATCCTCGATTGTGGAGCCCAGGCTGGGCTCGCAACCTATGGCTTCAAGCTGCAGTATCCAAACGCACGCATTACGGCGGTCGAACCCGCTCCGAACCTGCGCCAGATCGCGCGAGCCAACCTCAAGGCTGCGGGACACAACGACATCGAACACCTCGCCTACGCACTTGCCACCGAACGGGGTTCGCTGCCGTTCGTGCTCCCCGAAGGCGGCAACCACGGTGGCGCGTTGGCCGAAATCGGATCCAGAATTTCTTCGACTGACAAGATGCTCAGCGTGCGCGGTCGTCGGTTGAGCGACCTGCTGCGTGATCCGGTCGACTACCTGAAACTCGATGTGGCTGGCGCCGAAGTGGACATCTTGATCGACGCCGAACCCGAACTCGCCAACGTGAAACAATTGTTCGTCGAGGTACACGACGGTGCCGACGACTTCCCGGAAGGTTTGGCTCGCTTGTTTTCAGTTTTGAAACGCAGCGGGTTCGCAACGCGGGTAGTTCCGCCGGTTGGACCCTCGCGCCTCTCCTGCGATGGAGTAGCGTCTTCGTCTCCGCGTGCATGCGAAGTATTCGGCGTGTCGGCCCGCCGAATCGACTGAAATCTGCTGGTCCGACCCATTCAGAAAGATCATGACGTTCCGGTGTCGATCGCGGTAGCATCAGGCTATGTCCGATCCAAACCCGGTGCGCGGACGCTCTGCCAAACCACGGCGCAGCTCCTGGTATGCAGCAGTGATTGCAATCTTGTTGATCGCCGTTCTGTGGTTCACCGTGTTTGCGCCGGATCCAGTAATGGTCAAGGTTGTCGCGATCGAACGCGGCACCGTTGAATCCACAGTCACGAATTCAAAGGCTGGCACCCTGCGTTCCCGGATGCGTTCACACATGTCCGCCGAGACGGGTGGCCGGGTGACGCATATCTATTTCCGCGAGGGAAGTTCCGTCAAACGCGGGGACCTGCTGATCAAGCTCAACGACACATCATCGCAGGCCCGGATCGAACTCAGCCAGGCCGCGATCGCGACAAGCATCGAACAACGCAAAGAAGCGTGTCTCAACCGCGATTACGCAAAGCGGGACGTCGACCGGACCCGAGAGCTCGCCCGCAACAATGTGACATCGGTAGAAGCCCTGGATCGACTCGAGGTCGCGTACCAATCGGCCGAGGCGGGTTGTAGCGGTGCCCGGGCCCAGGTCGACCGCTCCCGAGCAGAGCTGCGGGTCGCTCAGGCAGAATTCGACAAAACTGAGATTCACGCACCCTTCGACGGCATCGTGGCCGAAGTCAATGCCGAGGTGGGGGAATGGGTCACTCCCTCGCCCCCCATGCTCAGTGCTCCCTCGGTCATCGACATCCTCGACCCAACGTCGATCTACGTGAGCGCGCCGATGGACGAAGTCGATTCGAATCGGATTCGGGTTGGACAGCCCGCGAAGATCACGATCGACTCGCATCCCGGTGAATCCTTTGCCGGACGCGTTGTTCGGGTGGCACCGTATATCCTCGACATCGAAACTCAGAATCGCACCATCGAGGTCGAAGTCGAATTCAACCTGCTGCCGTCCCCCGACACCATGTTGGTCGGCACCTCAGCCGATATTGAAGTCACCCTCGACACTCGACACGAAACCCTGCGCATTCCGGCGCAAACCCTGTTACAAGGCGAACGCGTCTTGTTGTTGGTCGATGGCCTGCTCGAAGAGCGCAGCGTCGAAGTCGGTCTTCGCAACTGGAACTTCGTTGAAATTCGCGCCGGCCTGGCGTTGGGCGATCAAGTCGTCATGAGCCTCGACGACAAAGATGTCAAGGTCGGAGCCAAGGCCCGTGCCGAGATCAGCGTCAGTACCAAGAGCTCCAAGAACAGCAACATCAAGAACAGCGCCGACCACGGGATTGCCGCGGAGTCGAGTCTGCCCCCATCGGCGCCCGCCGACGTGGGCGCTGCGCGATGATTCGTCTCGAAGGTCTGTGGAAGACATACGAGATGGGGGCGCAGAAGCTCCACGCGCTCCGGGACATCGACCTCACCATCGCCAGCGGTGATCACGTCGCCATCATGGGGCCAAGTGGTTCCGGCAAGTCGACATTGCTCAACATTCTCGGCTGCCTCGATCAACCCAGTGTCGGAGAGTATTTTCTCGAAGGTCGGGCGGTTGCGGACCTCGAAGCCGACGACCTCGCCGAGGTTCGCTCGCGCAAGATCGGGTTCGTGTTTCAAGCCTTTCATTTGATTCCGCGACTCGACGCACTGGCGAACATTGCAATTCCAATGTTGTTCGCGGGGGTGGCAGTGCAAGAGCGCCAAGAGCGCGCCAGTCGCGCGCTTGAATCGGTTGGGCTTTCGGACTGGTCCACCCATCGGCCGGCCGAGCTGTCGGGTGGTCAAAAGCAGCGGGTCGCGATTGCCCGCGCGATCGTCATGCAGCCGAACTTGTTGTTGGCCGATGAGCCGACGGGGAATCTCGATTCAGCTTCCGGAAGGCAAATTCTCGAGTTGCTGTGCGGGCTCAATGCCCAGGGCATCACCCTCATCACGGTGACCCACGACCCAAACGTCGCACGTCTGGCACACCGAGTCATCGTGCTCGGCGATGGCGCGATTCTCAGGGAGGTCGCGGGCCACAATATTTCGAGTCTCGACAGTCTTTTTTCGAGCGCCACTGACGCGCCGGGCGCCGCGGTCCCATCATGATGGCGGCCGATATCGTCCGCTTCGCCGCCAATTCGCTGCTGCAACACCGACGCCGAACCACGCTGAGCCTGCTGGGTGTCGCGATGGGGGCGACCGCGGTGATCTTTCTCACGGGACTCGGTGACGGCGCTCGGGCGTTTGTGCTGGGTGAATTTGAAGCCCTGGGCAGCAATCTCGTGATCGTGATCCCGGGTAGAACCGAAACGTCCGGCATGTTCCCAGGCGTTGGCGGCGTCCCCAACGACCTCACCCTCGACGACGCGCGAGCCCTGCAACGCAGTCTTCGCGGGGTTCGGCGGGTGATCCCGATTTCGTCGGCAACCGACGTCGTATCCCATCGCGAACGCCGCCGTCGACTCGCCATCCTCGGTACCACTCGAGATTTTTTTCATGCCCAGGGACTGCGCGCGAAATCGGGCAGCCTGTTGCCCGAGGTGGAGTTTGGCCGAGGAGCCTCGGTGGCCGTGCTCGGCAACACGGTCGCCCATGAATTATTTCTAGAGCGCGATCCCATCGGCGAGGTGATCCGCATTGGCGACGCGCGTATGCGCGTAATTGGCGTCCTGGCCGAGCGTGGAACCCAGATGGGCATGAACATCGACGACACTGTTTTCGCTTCGGTCGCATCCGTGATGCAGATCTTCAACCGCGCTTCACTCTTTCGCATCCTGGTCGAGGTCAATGCCCACGCCGATGCCGACGCAATCAAGGAACAGATCATCGCCGTGATGATCGATCGCCACGACGAGGAGGACGTCACCTGTATCACCCAGGCCGCCGTGCTCGAATCTCTCGGCGGTATTTTACAGACCCTCACCCTCGCAATCGGCGGCATTGGTGCCGTTTCGCTTGCAGTAGCGGGAATTGGAATCATGAACGTCATGCTGGTTTCGGTCTCCGAGCGCACCTCGGAAATCGGTCTGCTGAAGGCGTTGGGGGCCAAGGGAAATCAGGTGCTGGCCGTGTTCCTGGCCGAAGCCGCGCTGCTATCCACGACCGGAGGCCTACTGGGACTTGCCATCGGAACGTCCCTGCTCGAACTCCTCACCTTCCTCTACCCCAAGGTCCCGGCCAGCACGCCGATGTGGGCGATCGCAAGCACCCTGGCCCTGGCGATGATCACGGGCCCGCTATTTGGCGTGATGCCCGCATGGCGAGCGATGCGGATGGAACCCGTCGCGGCCCTGACCCGGAGCTAGTCATGCTGAATGACAACGACTCGAGCTTTCGATATTCCGCACAACGCGAGGTCTCGATGCGCGAACTGCTGAAATTCTCGGGCGGCGCATTGCGGGCCTATCCCCTGCGCACCGCGCTTTCGACCCTGGGCGTTTCGATCGGCATCATGGCGGTGATCCTGTTGACGTCCATAGGAGAGGGAACGCGCCGGCACGTGCTTGACGAATTCATGCAATTTGGCACGACTGTGATCGCGATCAATCCCGGGAAAACCGAAACCAGCGGCTTCCCAGGGATCTTGGGAGGAACGACCCAGAAACTCACGATCGAGGATGCCGAAGCGTTGGCGCGCTTGCCCCGGGCCGATTACGTCGTGCCCCTCGTGATCGGAAACGGCAGTGTCGAATACGCTGGGCGTTCGCGCAGCGTCTTCA
This genomic stretch from Myxococcales bacterium harbors:
- a CDS encoding efflux RND transporter periplasmic adaptor subunit gives rise to the protein MSDPNPVRGRSAKPRRSSWYAAVIAILLIAVLWFTVFAPDPVMVKVVAIERGTVESTVTNSKAGTLRSRMRSHMSAETGGRVTHIYFREGSSVKRGDLLIKLNDTSSQARIELSQAAIATSIEQRKEACLNRDYAKRDVDRTRELARNNVTSVEALDRLEVAYQSAEAGCSGARAQVDRSRAELRVAQAEFDKTEIHAPFDGIVAEVNAEVGEWVTPSPPMLSAPSVIDILDPTSIYVSAPMDEVDSNRIRVGQPAKITIDSHPGESFAGRVVRVAPYILDIETQNRTIEVEVEFNLLPSPDTMLVGTSADIEVTLDTRHETLRIPAQTLLQGERVLLLVDGLLEERSVEVGLRNWNFVEIRAGLALGDQVVMSLDDKDVKVGAKARAEISVSTKSSKNSNIKNSADHGIAAESSLPPSAPADVGAAR
- a CDS encoding ABC transporter ATP-binding protein, whose amino-acid sequence is MIRLEGLWKTYEMGAQKLHALRDIDLTIASGDHVAIMGPSGSGKSTLLNILGCLDQPSVGEYFLEGRAVADLEADDLAEVRSRKIGFVFQAFHLIPRLDALANIAIPMLFAGVAVQERQERASRALESVGLSDWSTHRPAELSGGQKQRVAIARAIVMQPNLLLADEPTGNLDSASGRQILELLCGLNAQGITLITVTHDPNVARLAHRVIVLGDGAILREVAGHNISSLDSLFSSATDAPGAAVPS
- a CDS encoding ABC transporter permease, which gives rise to MMAADIVRFAANSLLQHRRRTTLSLLGVAMGATAVIFLTGLGDGARAFVLGEFEALGSNLVIVIPGRTETSGMFPGVGGVPNDLTLDDARALQRSLRGVRRVIPISSATDVVSHRERRRRLAILGTTRDFFHAQGLRAKSGSLLPEVEFGRGASVAVLGNTVAHELFLERDPIGEVIRIGDARMRVIGVLAERGTQMGMNIDDTVFASVASVMQIFNRASLFRILVEVNAHADADAIKEQIIAVMIDRHDEEDVTCITQAAVLESLGGILQTLTLAIGGIGAVSLAVAGIGIMNVMLVSVSERTSEIGLLKALGAKGNQVLAVFLAEAALLSTTGGLLGLAIGTSLLELLTFLYPKVPASTPMWAIASTLALAMITGPLFGVMPAWRAMRMEPVAALTRS